From Alteromonas sp. BL110:
GCAAGTTACTTGGCAAAGCAGCTAAACGCTTATACGCTTTTTGCTACCCATTACTTCGAGCTTACTGAGCTTCCAGAAACGCAAAGTGGCGTAGTGAACGTGCACTTAGACGCGATGGAATTTGAAGATACCATTCGCTTTATGCATACGGTATCAGAAGGTGCGGCGAGCAAAAGCTTCGGTTTACAGGTCGCCCAGCTTGCAGGCGTTCCTAAAGCGGTAATAAAAGCAGCACAGCAGAAGCTTGCCGTATTAGAATCTTCACATCTTATGACCAGCACCGAAAGTGGGTCAGAGAAAGCCAACGGTGAGTCTTCTATACCAAAGAGCTCGTCAAAAGGTTTAAGTAAAACCAGCGCCTCAGGAAAAGCCACGTCAAATACTAAAGGCCAAGCAGAAATGCTATTTCCCGATAAACCGCATCCAGTAGTAGAGACACTTGAAAACTTATCGCCCGATGAGCTATCACCGCGCCAAGCGCTAGACCTTATTTACACACTTAAGCGCCTAAGCCAGTCTTAAACCAAGCTTAAGCGCGTATAAATTGCGCATCATGTGGGCAAATTGATTGTCTGCCCACATGATTTTGCGTATACTATCGCCCCGTCCAAAGTGTAGCTGGTTTTGTTCTAAACTCAGCCTATATTTACCATACAACCCAAACGTTCTAGGTTTCGCATGACAAATTATATTTTCGTCACAGGTGGTGTAGTTTCATCGCTAGGTAAAGGTATTGCTGCAGCATCGCTGGCCGCAATTCTGGAAGCTCGCGGTCTCACCGTAACCATGTTAAAACTCGACCCTTACATCAATGTCGACCCGGGCACTATGAGCCCTATCCAGCATGGTGAAGTATTTGTTACTGATGACGGCGCCGAGACCGATCTGGATCTTGGTCACTACGAGCGTTTTATTCGCACCCGCATGACAAAGCGCAACAACTTCACTACTGGTCGTGTGTATGAAGAAGTACTTAAGCGCGAACGTCGCGGTGATTACTTAGGTGCGACTATTCAGGTGATCCCTCACATCACAAACGAAATTAAGCGCCGCGTAATTGAAGGTGCTGAAGGTCACGATGTGGCTATCGTTGAAGTGGGCGGAACCGTTGGTGACATCGAGTCACAACCGTTCTTGGAAGCAATTCGCCAGCTTGGTACAGAAGTGGGCCGTGAACGCGCTATGTTCATGCATTTAACGCTAGTGCCTTATATGCCCGCGTCAGGCGAAGTCAAAACTAAGCCTACGCAACACTCGGTAAAAGAGCTGCGTTCTATTGGTATTCAGCCAGACATTCTTGTGTGCCGTTCAGTTGGCGCATTACCGGCTAGTGAGCGTTCTAAAATCGCGCTGTTCACCAATGTAGCCGATAAAGCCGTTATTTCACTTAAAGACGTAGACAGCATATACCGTATTCCTGCTGCACTTAAAGCGCAAGGTATGGACCAGCTGGTTGTAGATCGCTTTGGTCTTGAGTGCAATGAGGCCGACCTATCTGAGTGGGAACAAGTACTTTACGCAGAGTCTAACCCAACGGCTGAAGTAAATATCGGAATGATCGGCAAGTACGTTGAATTGCCAGACGCTTATAAGTCGGTTAATGAAGCGCTTAAGCACGCTGGTCTTAAAAACCGTCTTACCGTGAACATTCATCACATCGACTCACAAGATGTGGAAAGCAAAGGTACACAAATCCTAGAGCAGTTAGATGCTATCTTAGTACCTGGCGGCTTCGGTGAACGCGGTATTGAAGGTAAAATCGCAGCAGCCCGTTATGCCCGTGAAAACAAGGTGCCTTACTTAGGCATTTGTTTAGGTATGCAAGTCGCGCTTATCGAATATGCACGTAATGTGGCAGGTATGGAAAACGCGAACAGTACTGAATTTAATCCAGACACACCTTATCCTGTCGTGGGTCTTATTACCGAGTGGTTAGACGCTGCGGGTACCACTGAAGTACGTACCGAAACGTCCGACTTGGGCGGCACTATGCGCTTAGGTAGCCAGCTTTGCCATCTTATCGAAGGTACAAAAGTTCATGAGATGTACGGCAATGCCGAGATTTATGAGCGTCACCGTCACCGTTACGAAGTAAATAACAACCTGCGCGACCAAATTGAAGCGGCGGGATTAAAGGTAAGTGGTTTGTCCACTGACAAGCGACTTGTAGAAGTGGTGGAAATCCCTGATCATCCATGGTTCATTGCGGGCCAATTCCACCCTGAGTTCACATCAACTCCTCGGGATGGACACCCACTGTTTACTGGTTTCGTTGCTGCGGCAGGCAAATACCAGAAAGAAAATCACTAATTTCTAATAAAAGGGGCGCTCTCTCCCGTTGCGCCCCATTCAATTGTTGAGGAAAAAACATGGCGAAAATTAGTCGCATTATCGGACGCGAAATCTTAGATTCACGCGGTAACCCTACTGTAGAAGCAGACGTATATTTAGAATCGGGCGTAATGGGCCGAGCTGCTGCACCATCTGGTGCCTCTACTGGTAGCCGCGAAGCACTAGAACTACGCGACGGCGACAAGTCTCGTTACCTAGGTAAAGGTGTAACAAAGGCAGTTGCAGCAGTTAACGATACCATCGCGCCTGCACTTATCGGTAAAGATGCTCTAGCACAAGCTGATATCGACGGCATCATGATTGACCTTGATGGCACAGAAAACAAAGAAACAATTGGTGCAAACGCAATTCTTGCAGTATCTCTTGCTGTAGCTAAAGCGGCTGCGGCGGAAAAAGGCGTAGCGCTTTATGAGCACATTGCAGACCTAAACGGTACATCTGGTCAATACTCTATGCCAGTACCTATGATGAATATCATCAACGGTGGTGAGCACGCTGACAACAACGTAGATATTCAAGAGTTCATGGTGCAGCCAGTTGGCGCGAAGAGCTTCAAAGAAGCACTACGTATGGGCGCTGAAATCTTCCACGCTCTTAAGAAAGTACTTTCTGCTAAAGGCCTTAACACAGCAGTTGGCGACGAAGGGGGTTTTGCCCCTAACCTTAGCTCAAACGCTGAAGCGCTTGCTGTTATCGTTGAAGCCGTTGAAAATGCTGGCTACAAAATGAATGAAGACATCACGCTAGCACTAGACTGTGCGGCGTCTGAATTCTACAAAGAAGGCAAATACGTATTATCTGGCGAAGACAAGAGCTTCGATTCAGAAGCGTTTGGCGACTATCTTGCTGATCTTTCTGCACAGTACCCAATTGTATCAATTGAAGACGGCCTGGACGAAAGCGACTGGGACGGCTGGGCAAGCCTAACCAAGAAAATTGGTGACAAAGTACAGCTAGTTGGTGACGACTTGTTTGTAACTAACACTAAAATTCTTAAGCGTGGTATCGATAACGGTATTGGTAACTCAATCCTTATCAAGTTTAACCAAATTGGTTCATTAACTGAAACCCTTAACGCAATTAAGATGGCGAAAGACGCTGGCTTTACAGCGGTTATCTCTCACCGTTCTGGCGAAACTGAAGATGCGACCATTGCTGACCTAGCAGTAGGTACAGCGGCGGGCCAAATTAAGACGGGTTCACTATGTCGTTCTGACCGTGTTGCTAAGTACAACCAACTTCTTCGCATTGAAGAAGCACTAGGTGACGCAGCTACTTATAAAGGCCTTACCGAAATCAAAGGTCAATAAGCTTAAGCCAAATATGGTTTAACTAGCTTTGTTGAAAGGCACCAGCGTAATTCGCGGTGCCTTTTTTGTTTGCCCAGCGAAGCTGGCAAACAAAAAAAAGCCCTAACTGGCGTTAGGGCTAATGCACACATCACAACCACACTTTGTGATCCAGGGTGTATATACTGCCGCGTGCCACGGCAGTTGTTTTACAAATTAAAAACGATAGTTTGCACCTACAGTAATTCTTCGGTCAGTAAGACCTTGGAAGCACAGAAGTGAGCCTTCGTTAACACAGTACTGCTCTACTTCAGACTCAGTAATGTTTACTGCCTCAACACCAATATTAAGGTTTTCGTTAACATCGTAAGTCACACTTGCATTTAACTGACCACGGTCAGCTTGTACCGCAGGGAACCCCCACGGGAAGCTAGATGTACTACCGAAGTCATCTGTACGATAAGCTTCACGCCATGTGTAGCGCATACGAGCAGACAAACCAAACTTCTCGTAGTAAAGCGTAATGTTGTAAGCATTTTCAGACAGATTTAGTAAACCTTGCACTGCGGTTACGTCGATATCTTCGACCCCCGTAGTCGCAGCGAAGACGGCGTCAGCACGACTTGTCGCCGAGTTTTCCAACTCACCACCAGAGAACTCTTGCATTGTGTAGTTAGCAAGTACACCGAAACCTGATGCCCATCCGAGCTCTTGTTCAAAGCTGGAAAGGTCATATTGCACAGCGATTTCGATACCTTTTTGTGTTGTTTCAGCAGAATCGTTCACTTTCGTCTCTGTACCAACACAAACACCTGTACCTAGGTCTGGACCAAATACGTTAATATCAGCGATAGGGTTGAAGATACCACCACCTTCACATGGGTCAGTTAGATCGCGGTAACCTGTTGTAGGGTCCTCATATGCACTTACGATTTGGTCTACGTGTAACTCTTTACGCGTCTTGTGGAAAAAGCCCACACTCAACACGCTCGCCTCAGCGAAGTACCATTCAGCGGCTATGTCATAAGAAATAACTTCTTCAGGTTTCAAGTTAGGATTACCGATAGCTACGTTCGGGTTAGGGCTAGTACTGAATGTTACCGATGTAGAAAGATCATCAAAGTTAGGACGGCGAATATCTTTACCCGCGCCAAACCTTAGTACAACATCATCCGCCACATCAGCAACTAAGTTAAAACGTGGTAGGAAGTAGTTATAATCAGATTCAGATACAATTGTAGAGACAACATCGTTACCAGCGTCATCCTCCGTCACTGAGTTACCCGTTGAAGTTATGTCAGTTTGAACGTAACGAAAACCGAAGTTACCTCTAAACATTTCATACTCGAAGTTAGCTTGAGCATAAAGTGCGTGCGTATCCTCTTCGATATCAAAGAAACCTGACGAACTTGCTGTTGGTTGACTTAGTGACCGTGTAGAACCATGTGCTTCTAGCGCACCTTGCAACGTTGATAATACAGCATCTGGGTCAGAAGAGACTAGCTCAGGATCGATGATAAGAAAGTCCTTTACGTATAACTCTCGACCATCAGCTTCGTTGAAGTTGTCGGGGCCAGCCACTAGCAAATTAGAGAAGAGGTCACCACGCGGACTATCTTCCATCGAACGCAGACCAACGCTAGTGCTAATGTCCTGCATCATACTGCTAGACTTGTTGTAACGATAGCCAAAATCAACCGATGTGATAAGTGAGTCGACGTAATAAGTGAAATCGACTCTGAACGCATCTTCAGAATTTTCAACAACGTCGCGACCAATATTCACGTCACGAAGTACTACGTTGTAGGGGTCTAATAATTGATCTACGGTTGGGGCGTATTCAGCACCATCAGCAATACCAAAGGTTAAAGCTCCACCCGTCAAATCATATTCGAACGGCACTGCATTGTCGTTCGCACCGCCTGGGTCAAGAGGAACATTTGGGTTAATGAAGTTAAGCGTTGTATTGAAGCTTGGTGTAGTAGTATCAGACGAGGAAGACGCTACTTCTGCAAACACGTTCCACTTTTCGCCCTGCCATTCACCACCTAGACGAAAAATTTCACTTTTCGTTACGCGAGAGTTTGTATCTGTTGACAAACGTAGATTTGGATCGTCGTCATCGTTTTCTAAATCAATAGGAATAACGCCACGTAAAGCAGCTTGTATAGACCCTAAGTTAGTTCCAC
This genomic window contains:
- a CDS encoding CTP synthase, with protein sequence MTNYIFVTGGVVSSLGKGIAAASLAAILEARGLTVTMLKLDPYINVDPGTMSPIQHGEVFVTDDGAETDLDLGHYERFIRTRMTKRNNFTTGRVYEEVLKRERRGDYLGATIQVIPHITNEIKRRVIEGAEGHDVAIVEVGGTVGDIESQPFLEAIRQLGTEVGRERAMFMHLTLVPYMPASGEVKTKPTQHSVKELRSIGIQPDILVCRSVGALPASERSKIALFTNVADKAVISLKDVDSIYRIPAALKAQGMDQLVVDRFGLECNEADLSEWEQVLYAESNPTAEVNIGMIGKYVELPDAYKSVNEALKHAGLKNRLTVNIHHIDSQDVESKGTQILEQLDAILVPGGFGERGIEGKIAAARYARENKVPYLGICLGMQVALIEYARNVAGMENANSTEFNPDTPYPVVGLITEWLDAAGTTEVRTETSDLGGTMRLGSQLCHLIEGTKVHEMYGNAEIYERHRHRYEVNNNLRDQIEAAGLKVSGLSTDKRLVEVVEIPDHPWFIAGQFHPEFTSTPRDGHPLFTGFVAAAGKYQKENH
- a CDS encoding TonB-dependent receptor, whose amino-acid sequence is MAHKLSKITLAVLSATTLSLTASVNAQETQQEQNEDVEVIEVSGIRASLASAMNEKRFKNNLVEVIEAEDIGKLPDQNLAEVLENITGIQITREAGVGTGVQIRGTDANRTEINGVSTVGSGAGRSGIDFEDVSAAIIAGLEVTKSPDAKTIEGSVGGTINLKTIRPLQLNEQLAAFRVQGENSSLTTDSNFQPRISGTFGDNWDTDHGTIGVVISGSYAQQDVTAFRPRADRDNLVASDSGVASAQSFDFLPIQFFVQDYDNFEYETKNLVGTIEWAPNDNTKVFFDAIINDQERLQESSRVQASGVSALNDVSVPDEFETINFGSLGGTNLGSIQAALRGVIPIDLENDDDDPNLRLSTDTNSRVTKSEIFRLGGEWQGEKWNVFAEVASSSSDTTTPSFNTTLNFINPNVPLDPGGANDNAVPFEYDLTGGALTFGIADGAEYAPTVDQLLDPYNVVLRDVNIGRDVVENSEDAFRVDFTYYVDSLITSVDFGYRYNKSSSMMQDISTSVGLRSMEDSPRGDLFSNLLVAGPDNFNEADGRELYVKDFLIIDPELVSSDPDAVLSTLQGALEAHGSTRSLSQPTASSSGFFDIEEDTHALYAQANFEYEMFRGNFGFRYVQTDITSTGNSVTEDDAGNDVVSTIVSESDYNYFLPRFNLVADVADDVVLRFGAGKDIRRPNFDDLSTSVTFSTSPNPNVAIGNPNLKPEEVISYDIAAEWYFAEASVLSVGFFHKTRKELHVDQIVSAYEDPTTGYRDLTDPCEGGGIFNPIADINVFGPDLGTGVCVGTETKVNDSAETTQKGIEIAVQYDLSSFEQELGWASGFGVLANYTMQEFSGGELENSATSRADAVFAATTGVEDIDVTAVQGLLNLSENAYNITLYYEKFGLSARMRYTWREAYRTDDFGSTSSFPWGFPAVQADRGQLNASVTYDVNENLNIGVEAVNITESEVEQYCVNEGSLLCFQGLTDRRITVGANYRF
- the eno gene encoding phosphopyruvate hydratase, whose product is MAKISRIIGREILDSRGNPTVEADVYLESGVMGRAAAPSGASTGSREALELRDGDKSRYLGKGVTKAVAAVNDTIAPALIGKDALAQADIDGIMIDLDGTENKETIGANAILAVSLAVAKAAAAEKGVALYEHIADLNGTSGQYSMPVPMMNIINGGEHADNNVDIQEFMVQPVGAKSFKEALRMGAEIFHALKKVLSAKGLNTAVGDEGGFAPNLSSNAEALAVIVEAVENAGYKMNEDITLALDCAASEFYKEGKYVLSGEDKSFDSEAFGDYLADLSAQYPIVSIEDGLDESDWDGWASLTKKIGDKVQLVGDDLFVTNTKILKRGIDNGIGNSILIKFNQIGSLTETLNAIKMAKDAGFTAVISHRSGETEDATIADLAVGTAAGQIKTGSLCRSDRVAKYNQLLRIEEALGDAATYKGLTEIKGQ